The following DNA comes from Enterocloster bolteae.
GGACCATGAGGCCTCCACCCTTTTTGCCACAGAACATGCGGAGGATGCATCCAGGCTGATTGCTGAGCAGGGTATTGTGGAAAAAGCCCCCATTGCCCAGAAAGCCCTTCCCTACTGTAATATTGTATGTCTGACCGGTCAGGAGATGAAGGACGCATTGAGCGGTTACCTCTCCACCTTACATGAACAGGACCCAAAATCCATCGGCGGACAGATGCCCGGAGATGATTTTTACTATATGCCCTAACCCCTAACTGCGGAGACATCCCTCATGAATCAACCTACAAATCACATCACACGAATACGTAAATATCTGGTTTGGCTGTTCTGGATTGCAGTATGGCAGACAGCCAATCTCCTGATACACAACAATATTATATTCGTAGGCCCTCTGGACATGGTAAAGGCCCTGGCAGAACAGGCGGCGGACCCGGCCTTCTGGGCCACCATCCTGAATTCCTTTGCCAGGATAAGTCTTGGATTCCTGGGGGCCTTTGCCCTAAGCATCCTCCTGGGAAGCCTGGCCTACCTCTTTCCCCTGGTAAAGGAGCTGCTGGACCCGGTCATGCTTCTGATTAAATCTGTTCCGGTTGCCTCCTTTGTTATCCTGGCACTGATATGGATTGGCTCCCGCAACCTGGCAGTATTCACCTCTTTTCTGGTGGTGGTGCCCATGGTCTATGTGAGCACTCTGTCCGGGCTGAAACACACGGATAAAAAACTGCTGGAAATGGCCCGAGTTTTCCGTATGCCCATGTGGAAGCGCATCCACTATATCTATGTGCCAGCCCTCCTTCCATACCTTGTAAACGGGTGCCGTACAGCTCTTGGTATGAGCTGGAAATCCGGCGTGGCCGCGGAAGTCATCGGCATACCGGAAGGTTCCATCGGAGAACAGCTGTACTACTCCAAACTGTATCTTGACACGGCCGGGCTATTTGCCTGGACCTTTGTCATCATAATAATCAGCGCATTGTTTGAACGTTTTTTTCTTTATCTGCTAAAGAAAATAAAGCATTAAGGAGCGTGTATGGAATGACCCTGGAATTGCAACATATTTCCAAATCCTATGACGGGCTGCCCGTATTAAAGAACCTGAACCTGTCCTTTCAGCAGGGCCAATGTTATTGTCTCATGAGTCCATCCGGTTCAGGCAAAACTACTCTGCTGCGCATTCTCATGGGGTTGGAGCAAGCAGACCATGGCTTGATACTGGCAGACGGAACCCCCCAGGACATGAGTTCCCTGCCTGCTTCCGCTGTCTTTCAGGAGGACCGGCTCTGCGAATCCTTTTCTCCGATTGAAAATGTAGCCATGTGTGCCGGCCGGTCGCTCAAGGCTCCCCGTATTAAATGGGAATTGGCCCGCCTGCTTCCGGAGGAATGCCTGAACCGCCCTGTATCCACCTTAAGCGGCGGCATGAAGCGCCGTGTGGCTGTCGCCCGTGCCCTTCTTATCCCCTCCCATATTCTTCTCATGGATGAACCTTTTACCGGCATGGATGACGAATTGAAATGCAATGTCATTTCATATATCAGGGAAAAACAAGACGGACGGCTTTTAATCCTCTCAACCCACCAGGAGGAGGATGTGGAACTCATTGGCGGAGAGCTGGTGAGATTGGAAAACTGTATGGACGTATGATATGTACGATATACATTAACCGAGCCAAAGAAAAGCGCTGCAGCCCATGGTTTTTCCCCTGGGCCTGCAGCGCCTTTCACATATAATTCTGAATACAATTCGTATAAACAGCCTGATTCAGTCACCTGCGCTGGTACGAAAGAATGAACTTACATCTGTCTCATCTGGTCCTGGCAGGATGGTAACTGCATATCGAAGGCAGGGTTGAACGCATAGAAATTCCTGCTGTCCAGCTTCTCCTGGGTGATACGCAGCAGTTCACCGAATCTCTGATAATGAACGACTTCCCTTTCCCTCAGGAATTTGATGGGTTCACAGACGTCATAATCCTTCACAACGCGCAGGATATTGTCATAGGTGCTCCTGGCTTTCTGCTCTGCAGCCATATCCTCATGAAGGTCCGTAATTACGTCTCCCTTGGACTGGAACTCACATGCATTAAAAGGAATTCCTCCTGCCGCCT
Coding sequences within:
- a CDS encoding ATP-binding cassette domain-containing protein codes for the protein MTLELQHISKSYDGLPVLKNLNLSFQQGQCYCLMSPSGSGKTTLLRILMGLEQADHGLILADGTPQDMSSLPASAVFQEDRLCESFSPIENVAMCAGRSLKAPRIKWELARLLPEECLNRPVSTLSGGMKRRVAVARALLIPSHILLMDEPFTGMDDELKCNVISYIREKQDGRLLILSTHQEEDVELIGGELVRLENCMDV
- a CDS encoding ABC transporter permease, whose translation is MNQPTNHITRIRKYLVWLFWIAVWQTANLLIHNNIIFVGPLDMVKALAEQAADPAFWATILNSFARISLGFLGAFALSILLGSLAYLFPLVKELLDPVMLLIKSVPVASFVILALIWIGSRNLAVFTSFLVVVPMVYVSTLSGLKHTDKKLLEMARVFRMPMWKRIHYIYVPALLPYLVNGCRTALGMSWKSGVAAEVIGIPEGSIGEQLYYSKLYLDTAGLFAWTFVIIIISALFERFFLYLLKKIKH